One stretch of Aquimarina sp. Aq107 DNA includes these proteins:
- a CDS encoding type IX secretion system membrane protein PorP/SprF, translated as MKKIYILIVTVLLGFVFQQNSWAQQDAQYTQYMYNTISVNPAYAGSRGVMSIMGLHRSQWVGLDGAPRTQTLTLNTPIGDNNRVGLGLSIVNDEIGPTDETYFDIDFSYTIPTSDTGKLSFGIKAGGHLLNVDFDRLSQFDTGDPLFNNGNIDNKFSPNVGAGIYYHTDKFYLGLSAPNLLETDHFDESAAIDSNGNSSFIAEERINYYLIAGHVFDLSDTVKFKPAILSKLVFGAPLQVDLSANFLLYDKLTLGVGYRWSAAFSAMAGFQISDSLMIGFAYDKESTELGRTQFNDGSYEVMLRFELFRKYNRMLTPRFF; from the coding sequence ATGAAAAAAATATATATACTAATTGTTACGGTTCTTTTAGGCTTCGTCTTCCAACAAAATAGTTGGGCTCAGCAAGACGCACAATATACTCAGTATATGTATAATACTATTAGTGTAAATCCTGCTTATGCGGGTAGTCGAGGAGTTATGAGTATAATGGGTTTACATCGTAGTCAATGGGTAGGACTTGATGGAGCTCCACGTACTCAAACATTAACTCTAAATACACCTATAGGAGATAATAATCGAGTTGGGTTAGGTTTGTCAATTGTAAATGACGAGATTGGACCAACTGATGAAACATATTTTGATATTGATTTTTCTTATACGATTCCTACTTCGGATACTGGAAAATTAAGTTTTGGAATAAAGGCAGGTGGACATTTATTAAATGTAGATTTTGATCGGTTGTCACAGTTTGATACTGGAGACCCTCTTTTTAATAATGGAAATATAGATAACAAATTTAGCCCTAATGTAGGTGCAGGTATTTATTATCATACTGATAAGTTCTATTTAGGATTAAGTGCTCCTAATTTATTAGAAACGGATCATTTTGATGAAAGTGCAGCGATAGATAGTAATGGGAACTCCTCATTTATAGCAGAAGAACGAATTAATTATTATTTAATAGCAGGTCATGTTTTTGATCTAAGTGATACCGTAAAGTTTAAACCGGCGATTTTAAGTAAGTTAGTTTTTGGGGCTCCGCTGCAAGTAGATTTATCAGCTAACTTCTTGTTGTATGATAAGCTTACTCTTGGGGTAGGATATAGATGGAGTGCAGCATTTAGTGCGATGGCTGGGTTCCAGATATCAGATTCTTTAATGATCGGATTTGCATATGATAAGGAGTCTACAGAATTGGGCAGAACACAGTTTAATGATGGAAGTTATGAAGTTATGTTACGTTTTGAATTATTCAGAAAGTATAACAGAATGCTAACTCCTAGATTCTTTTAG
- a CDS encoding OmpA family protein, whose product MKYIISTFLIFMFSCVLISQEKRLLRANESFKRYAFVDARKIYLDVAEKGYASADLFKKLGDSYYFNGQLEKSVIWYEKLVNEYPDDIDTEYLFRYSQSLKSIKKYDEADKIMEMFYNITNTDQRAVYFVSTRDYLRFIEMQSGKFTLKKISVNSAFSDYAPSFDNLGNLVFASSRGKHNSMSKVIHEWNEMPFLDLYKSDIETDKNVLGPVKKIKGKINTKFHESSTSFSSDGQIVYFTRNNFTKKKLKSDANGTILLKLYRARLEGSKWVDIEELPFNSEEYSVAHPALTADGKYLYFASDMPGTRGLSDLYKVEVFEDGTFGEPINLGDKINTEGRETFPYVSDSGRLYFASDGHVGLGGLDIFVTVPEEGTFSIPYNIGRPVNSSEDDFSFVLNEETKIGYFSSNRQGGKGNDDIYSFKQIDELITTCRQYVSGVVTEDPTGEILANSDVILLDGDGNEINKTTSDNNGVYTFEVECEKSYIIRALKDGYNPSEEMLLTNTALEYTHQVPLQLSKGGFSNKEVLPGDDLAKVLDLQIIYFDLDKSFIRPDAEIELQKIIAAMKEYPTIKIDVRSHTDSRAPDDYNLALSERRAKSTIKYIVEKGRIDRSRLTGRGYGESSLVNKCDNNTNCNEQQHQENRRSEFILLE is encoded by the coding sequence ATGAAATATATTATTTCTACATTTTTAATTTTTATGTTTTCATGTGTCTTGATTTCACAAGAAAAACGACTCTTACGAGCAAATGAAAGCTTTAAGAGATATGCGTTTGTAGATGCTCGTAAAATTTATTTGGATGTGGCTGAGAAAGGATATGCTTCTGCGGATTTATTCAAAAAACTAGGAGACTCTTATTACTTTAATGGACAATTAGAAAAATCTGTTATATGGTATGAAAAATTGGTGAATGAATATCCTGATGATATAGATACAGAATACCTATTTAGATATTCACAAAGTTTGAAAAGTATAAAAAAGTATGATGAAGCGGATAAGATCATGGAAATGTTTTATAACATAACCAATACGGATCAGCGAGCAGTATATTTCGTAAGTACTCGTGACTATCTTAGATTTATTGAAATGCAATCTGGTAAGTTTACACTGAAAAAGATAAGTGTTAATTCTGCTTTTTCAGACTATGCGCCTAGCTTTGATAATCTTGGAAATCTTGTTTTTGCCTCTTCAAGAGGAAAACATAATTCTATGTCAAAAGTTATTCACGAATGGAATGAAATGCCTTTTTTAGATCTTTATAAATCTGATATCGAAACTGATAAGAATGTATTAGGACCAGTTAAAAAAATAAAAGGTAAGATAAATACTAAGTTTCATGAATCCTCCACTTCTTTTAGTTCTGATGGGCAAATAGTTTATTTTACAAGAAATAATTTTACAAAAAAGAAACTTAAATCAGATGCTAATGGAACTATTCTTTTAAAGTTATATCGAGCAAGATTAGAAGGTAGTAAGTGGGTTGATATAGAAGAGTTGCCATTTAATAGCGAAGAGTATTCAGTAGCTCACCCAGCATTAACCGCAGATGGTAAATATCTATATTTTGCCAGTGATATGCCTGGCACTAGAGGGTTGTCGGATTTGTATAAAGTAGAAGTATTTGAGGATGGTACGTTTGGTGAGCCTATCAATCTTGGAGATAAAATAAATACAGAGGGAAGAGAAACTTTTCCATATGTAAGTGATTCTGGAAGACTTTATTTTGCGAGTGATGGACACGTTGGGTTAGGTGGATTAGATATATTCGTTACAGTTCCAGAAGAAGGTACTTTTTCTATACCATACAATATAGGAAGACCTGTAAATAGTTCGGAAGACGATTTTAGTTTTGTATTAAATGAAGAAACTAAAATAGGTTATTTTTCTAGTAATAGACAAGGAGGTAAAGGAAATGATGATATTTACAGTTTTAAACAAATAGATGAATTAATAACTACCTGTAGACAATATGTTTCTGGAGTAGTAACAGAGGATCCTACGGGTGAAATATTAGCCAATTCTGATGTGATCTTATTGGATGGTGATGGTAACGAAATCAATAAAACAACAAGTGATAATAATGGAGTGTATACTTTTGAAGTAGAATGTGAGAAATCCTACATCATTAGAGCGCTTAAAGATGGGTATAATCCATCAGAAGAAATGCTATTGACCAACACAGCTTTAGAGTATACTCATCAGGTACCATTACAATTATCAAAAGGAGGTTTTAGTAATAAAGAGGTGCTACCAGGTGATGATTTGGCAAAAGTATTAGATCTTCAAATTATTTACTTTGATTTAGATAAATCTTTTATTAGGCCTGACGCCGAAATAGAATTGCAAAAGATAATAGCTGCGATGAAAGAATATCCTACTATAAAAATTGATGTTCGTTCTCATACAGATAGTCGTGCCCCAGATGATTATAATTTGGCTTTGAGTGAACGTAGAGCAAAAAGCACAATTAAATATATAGTAGAAAAAGGAAGGATAGATAGATCCAGACTCACTGGTAGAGGATATGGAGAGTCTTCATTAGTAAATAAATGTGACAATAATACTAACTGTAATGAACAACAACATCAGGAAAATAGAAGAAGTGAATTTATTCTATTAGAATGA
- a CDS encoding RNA methyltransferase: MVDHKLLAYLESFLTPRRQGLYKKVIEERTNYFTVAVEDVYQLHNTSAVIRSCDVFGIQNVHVIEEINAKRIDREIAMGAQKWVDINRYTTSKACIAELKNKGYQIVATTPHDNSIELKDFNINKPSAFFFGQEQEGLSDMILDEADVKLHIPMVGFTESLNISVSAAIILQHVTSLLRNSKIDWKLSEEEKLEKRLDWAKKVIKSHEKIIARYEKENT, translated from the coding sequence ATGGTAGATCATAAATTATTAGCGTATTTAGAATCTTTTCTTACGCCCAGACGACAAGGCCTTTATAAAAAGGTAATTGAGGAACGTACTAATTATTTTACGGTTGCGGTAGAAGATGTATATCAATTACACAATACAAGTGCAGTAATTAGGAGTTGTGATGTTTTTGGAATTCAGAATGTACACGTAATAGAAGAAATAAATGCTAAACGTATTGATAGAGAGATTGCAATGGGAGCTCAAAAATGGGTAGATATAAATAGATATACTACTTCTAAAGCTTGTATTGCTGAGTTAAAAAATAAAGGATATCAAATAGTAGCTACTACACCACATGATAATTCGATAGAGTTAAAAGATTTCAATATTAATAAGCCTTCTGCATTTTTCTTTGGACAGGAACAAGAGGGATTAAGTGATATGATCTTAGATGAAGCCGATGTGAAATTACACATACCTATGGTTGGCTTTACAGAAAGCCTTAATATTTCGGTTTCAGCTGCTATTATTTTACAACATGTAACATCCTTATTAAGGAACTCTAAGATTGATTGGAAGTTGTCAGAAGAAGAAAAATTAGAAAAAAGATTGGATTGGGCTAAAAAAGTAATCAAAAGTCACGAGAAAATTATAGCTAGGTATGAAAAAGAAAATACCTAA
- a CDS encoding VOC family protein: MVTWFEIPVIDMDRAKSFYEKVFEIEIAIHKVEGLQMGWFPNKNVTGEVTGSLILAGDNYKPSEDGVMIYFSCSDVANEISRVEDAGGKVLSKKTQISEEHGYMAYFIDSEGNRISLHSLR, from the coding sequence ATGGTTACATGGTTTGAAATTCCGGTTATAGATATGGATCGTGCTAAATCTTTTTATGAAAAAGTTTTTGAAATAGAAATAGCTATCCACAAAGTAGAAGGGTTACAAATGGGTTGGTTTCCTAATAAAAATGTAACCGGTGAAGTTACAGGCTCATTAATACTTGCAGGAGATAATTATAAACCTAGTGAAGACGGAGTTATGATCTATTTTTCTTGTAGTGATGTAGCTAATGAAATAAGTAGAGTAGAGGATGCTGGAGGAAAAGTATTATCTAAGAAAACACAAATATCAGAAGAACATGGGTACATGGCTTATTTTATAGATTCGGAAGGGAATAGAATATCATTACATTCCCTTCGATAA
- a CDS encoding carboxypeptidase-like regulatory domain-containing protein — protein MKRFLIYILLIAGISINAQETDSQTVSGKVLNASTDSKLQSVHVVNLSQVIGTITNKEGDFEIKAKVNDTLYFTYIGYKPLRVRVTNDWKKFGDVKIKMTELGIALEEVVVADVQLTGYLEIDAKKIPVYNNYRYSISGLNSGYEGGSRQPGAVNKVLGAIFNPADFLYNIFSKRSNELRKLRKMKKDDEIRNLLETKFDRATLMALLQVERIDIDEILRNCNYSADFIKFANDLQILDAISECYEEYKVLDRK, from the coding sequence TTGAAAAGATTTTTAATATACATATTACTTATTGCAGGCATCAGTATAAATGCCCAAGAAACTGATTCACAAACAGTATCGGGAAAAGTACTGAATGCCTCTACTGATAGTAAATTGCAAAGTGTTCACGTAGTAAACCTAAGTCAAGTTATTGGTACCATTACTAATAAGGAAGGTGATTTTGAGATTAAAGCTAAAGTTAATGACACCTTATATTTTACGTACATTGGATATAAACCTCTTAGAGTTCGAGTTACTAATGACTGGAAAAAATTTGGTGATGTAAAAATCAAAATGACTGAACTTGGTATCGCTCTTGAAGAAGTTGTCGTTGCAGATGTACAACTTACTGGATACTTAGAAATTGATGCGAAAAAAATCCCTGTATATAATAATTACAGATATAGCATTTCTGGTTTAAACTCTGGATATGAAGGAGGCAGCAGACAACCTGGAGCTGTTAATAAAGTGTTAGGTGCTATTTTTAATCCCGCAGACTTTCTCTATAACATTTTTAGCAAACGGTCTAATGAACTGCGTAAGCTAAGAAAGATGAAGAAAGATGATGAAATAAGGAACCTACTGGAAACAAAATTCGATAGAGCTACACTTATGGCATTGCTCCAAGTAGAACGTATTGACATTGATGAAATATTACGTAATTGTAACTATTCTGCTGATTTTATAAAGTTTGCTAATGACTTACAAATTCTTGATGCAATCAGCGAATGTTATGAAGAGTATAAAGTTCTAGACAGAAAATAA
- a CDS encoding DEAD/DEAH box helicase — protein MNKFEALGLGEAIIKAVNEMGFETPSEVQEKAIPILLNEETDIVALAQTGTGKTAAFGFPLIEKVDIDSRITQGLILSPTRELCLQITNELKNYSKFSKGLRTVAIYGGASIHDQAKEIKRGAQIIVATPGRMQDMINRKMVDISNIGYCVLDEADEMLNMGFYEDITSILSHTPEDKSTWLFSATMPKEVSTIAKRFMHNPIEITVGHKNTGSKNVSHEYYVVSSRDRYAALKRLADANPDIFSVIFCRTKRDTQKVAEKLIEDGYNAAALHGDLSQNQRDLVMKSFRNRQIQMLVATDVAARGIDVDDVTHVINYQLPDEIETYTHRSGRTGRAGKSGVSMVIVSKSELRKIKSVERIIKKKFEEKEIPSGEEICQVQLFHLANDIAKSEINDEIESYLPSINEVLEDFTKEELIKKFFSVEFSRFHNYYKNSKDLNASRDSGGDGSRGRDGSTRYFINVGEKDGFDWMTLKDFLKENLSLGRDGVSRVDVKESFSFFNTDSEHQDAILAVFEDFRIEGRKVNVEISKDSGRSRGGRRRRDNNGGGGFKGKRRSDGFKPKGRNRRDNDGGDRGGNGRRDRRKRSDRR, from the coding sequence ATGAACAAATTTGAAGCATTAGGCCTCGGTGAAGCCATTATTAAGGCGGTGAATGAAATGGGGTTTGAGACCCCAAGTGAAGTACAGGAAAAGGCTATCCCTATTTTGCTTAATGAAGAAACGGATATTGTTGCTCTTGCACAAACCGGAACAGGGAAAACCGCTGCATTTGGTTTTCCTTTAATAGAAAAAGTAGACATTGATAGTAGAATTACACAAGGATTAATATTATCCCCTACCCGTGAACTTTGTTTACAGATTACCAATGAATTAAAAAACTATTCTAAGTTTAGTAAAGGATTGCGTACTGTAGCCATTTATGGTGGTGCAAGTATCCATGACCAAGCTAAAGAAATCAAACGTGGAGCTCAAATTATTGTAGCAACTCCAGGACGTATGCAGGATATGATCAATAGAAAGATGGTTGACATATCTAATATCGGTTATTGTGTTCTTGATGAAGCAGATGAAATGCTTAACATGGGATTCTATGAAGATATAACTTCTATACTTTCTCACACACCAGAAGATAAAAGTACTTGGTTATTTTCTGCTACAATGCCAAAAGAAGTTTCTACAATTGCAAAACGTTTTATGCACAATCCTATAGAAATTACTGTAGGACACAAAAACACAGGATCTAAGAATGTTTCTCACGAATATTATGTAGTTAGTTCTAGAGATCGTTATGCTGCTTTAAAACGTCTAGCAGATGCAAACCCAGACATTTTTTCTGTAATATTTTGTCGTACCAAACGAGACACGCAAAAAGTTGCAGAAAAACTTATCGAGGATGGATATAATGCAGCTGCCTTGCACGGAGATCTAAGTCAGAACCAACGAGATTTGGTGATGAAGAGTTTTAGAAATCGACAAATACAGATGTTAGTGGCCACCGATGTTGCTGCAAGAGGTATTGATGTAGATGATGTTACTCACGTGATTAATTATCAACTACCAGATGAGATAGAAACCTATACACATAGAAGCGGTAGAACAGGACGTGCAGGAAAAAGTGGTGTATCTATGGTTATTGTTTCTAAGAGTGAACTTAGAAAGATTAAGTCTGTAGAACGAATCATCAAAAAGAAATTTGAAGAAAAAGAAATACCAAGTGGCGAAGAAATATGTCAAGTACAATTATTTCATTTAGCAAATGATATTGCCAAATCGGAAATTAATGACGAAATTGAAAGCTACTTACCATCAATTAATGAGGTATTAGAAGATTTTACTAAAGAAGAACTTATTAAAAAATTCTTCTCTGTAGAATTCTCTCGTTTTCATAATTATTATAAAAACTCTAAAGATCTAAATGCATCCAGAGATAGCGGTGGAGATGGATCTAGAGGAAGAGATGGAAGCACGCGTTATTTTATTAACGTAGGTGAAAAAGATGGGTTTGATTGGATGACCTTAAAAGATTTCCTAAAGGAAAATCTAAGTCTTGGAAGAGATGGAGTAAGCCGTGTTGATGTTAAGGAAAGTTTTTCATTCTTTAACACAGATTCTGAACACCAAGATGCAATTCTTGCAGTTTTCGAAGATTTTAGAATAGAAGGTAGAAAAGTTAACGTTGAAATCTCTAAAGATTCTGGTCGAAGCCGAGGCGGTAGACGAAGAAGAGATAATAACGGCGGTGGCGGTTTTAAAGGAAAGCGAAGAAGTGATGGTTTTAAACCAAAAGGAAGAAACCGTCGTGATAATGATGGTGGTGATCGCGGAGGTAATGGAAGAAGAGACCGAAGAAAACGTAGTGATCGTAGATAA
- a CDS encoding glutaminyl-peptide cyclotransferase: MNKRNLFVIITLCAIIFSCGSNIETKKKHFSIKTDNNQTKYKLGETIKASIVNDQKIKIDSVVYFLEDIRLTTNNENQLEEKIDNERLGKHLLKAIVHYEGKEEDIYQKLSFFNNVPPKLYKYKVIAEYPHDQNAFTQGLEFIGDTLYESTGKNGLSSLRKVDYKTGKVIIKKDIDKKYFAEGITIINDKVFQLTWQSKEGFIYDLNTLEKTGSFAYNKSKEGWGLCNDGNQIYKSDGTEKIWILDAESLAEKTFIEVATHNKVKSKFNELEWIEGKIYANTWQKDGIAVINPANGAVEAVINLSGLREKVSQHSDLDVLNGIAYKKDTKQLFVTGKNWDKLFEIEIIK; encoded by the coding sequence ATGAACAAACGTAACCTCTTCGTCATCATTACATTATGTGCTATTATTTTTTCTTGTGGTAGTAATATTGAGACGAAAAAAAAACATTTTTCGATTAAAACCGATAATAACCAGACCAAATATAAGCTTGGAGAAACCATAAAAGCTAGTATAGTTAATGACCAAAAAATCAAAATTGATTCTGTCGTTTACTTTTTAGAAGATATTAGATTAACAACTAATAATGAGAATCAATTAGAAGAAAAAATCGATAACGAGAGATTGGGAAAACACCTTCTAAAAGCTATTGTTCATTATGAAGGAAAAGAGGAAGATATCTATCAAAAACTTTCTTTTTTTAACAACGTCCCTCCTAAATTATATAAGTATAAAGTTATAGCAGAATATCCCCACGATCAAAATGCTTTTACTCAAGGATTAGAATTTATTGGTGACACACTTTATGAAAGTACTGGTAAAAATGGATTGTCCTCATTACGTAAGGTAGATTACAAAACTGGAAAAGTGATTATCAAAAAAGATATCGATAAGAAATATTTTGCAGAAGGTATTACTATTATTAATGATAAAGTGTTTCAACTTACATGGCAATCTAAAGAAGGTTTTATCTACGATTTAAACACTCTAGAAAAAACAGGAAGCTTTGCTTATAATAAGAGTAAAGAAGGATGGGGATTATGTAATGATGGTAATCAAATATATAAAAGTGATGGTACTGAAAAAATCTGGATATTAGACGCAGAAAGCTTGGCTGAAAAAACATTCATTGAAGTTGCAACTCACAACAAGGTAAAGTCAAAATTTAATGAATTAGAATGGATAGAAGGAAAAATTTATGCTAACACTTGGCAAAAAGACGGAATTGCTGTAATTAATCCAGCAAATGGAGCTGTAGAAGCGGTTATTAATTTATCTGGTCTAAGAGAAAAGGTGAGTCAACATTCTGATCTAGATGTGCTAAATGGTATCGCTTACAAAAAGGACACGAAACAATTATTTGTTACCGGCAAGAATTGGGACAAACTTTTTGAAATTGAGATAATTAAGTAA
- a CDS encoding SDR family oxidoreductase codes for MNANQNSKVVLITGGSSGIGKSIGTFLTNKGYIVYGTSRNPSRFSDFNAFTLLQLDVADKKSISNAVSIIEQKHGRLDVLINNAGAGITGPLEEIPEEEIIRNFTTNYFGPINVTKAVLPLMRKQHSGLIINITSIAGYMGLPYRGIYSASKSALEITTEAWRMELKAFNIHMTNIAPGDFATNIAAGRYHAPVISGSPYEKSYGDSLQLMDEHVDEGSDPDEMAKAVFRVICTSSPKVHYKVGAFMQKFSVVLKRILPDKVYEKLLMNHYKL; via the coding sequence ATGAACGCAAATCAAAACTCTAAAGTTGTTTTAATAACCGGTGGTTCTTCAGGTATTGGAAAATCTATCGGTACATTTCTTACCAATAAAGGATATATCGTATACGGTACTAGTAGAAACCCTTCGCGTTTTTCGGATTTTAATGCTTTTACTTTGTTGCAACTTGATGTAGCGGATAAAAAAAGTATTTCTAATGCTGTTAGTATAATTGAGCAGAAACACGGACGATTGGATGTTTTGATTAATAATGCGGGAGCAGGAATTACAGGACCGTTAGAAGAAATACCAGAAGAAGAGATTATAAGGAATTTTACGACCAATTATTTTGGGCCTATCAATGTCACTAAAGCAGTGTTGCCTTTAATGAGGAAACAGCATAGTGGTTTAATTATTAATATAACTTCTATTGCAGGATATATGGGATTGCCATATCGTGGAATTTATAGTGCTTCTAAATCTGCCTTAGAGATAACCACAGAAGCTTGGAGAATGGAGTTAAAAGCATTTAATATTCATATGACTAATATTGCCCCTGGTGATTTTGCTACTAATATTGCAGCAGGAAGATATCATGCTCCAGTTATCAGTGGTTCTCCTTACGAAAAATCATATGGTGATTCTTTACAATTAATGGATGAACATGTAGATGAGGGTAGTGACCCGGATGAGATGGCTAAAGCAGTGTTTAGGGTTATTTGTACTTCTAGTCCTAAGGTACATTATAAGGTTGGTGCGTTTATGCAGAAATTCTCTGTGGTTTTAAAGCGAATTTTACCAGATAAAGTATATGAGAAATTACTAATGAATCATTATAAGTTGTAA
- the fsa gene encoding fructose-6-phosphate aldolase, producing MKFFIDTANLDQIKEAQDLGVLDGVTTNPSLMAKEGITGKDNIIEHYKKICDIVTGDVSAEVISTDFEGIVKEGEELAKLHDQIIVKVPMIKEGIKAIKYFSDKGIKTNCTLVFSVGQALLAAKAGATYVSPFIGRLDDISTDGLNLIAEIRMVYDNYGFDTQILAASVRHTMHVIDCAKIGADVMTGPLSSIEGLLKHPLTDIGLAKFLADYKKGN from the coding sequence ATGAAGTTTTTTATTGATACTGCTAACCTTGATCAAATCAAAGAAGCACAAGATCTAGGTGTACTTGATGGAGTAACTACAAATCCATCATTGATGGCTAAAGAAGGTATCACAGGGAAGGATAATATTATAGAGCATTATAAAAAAATATGTGATATAGTTACTGGAGATGTAAGTGCCGAAGTGATTTCTACAGATTTTGAAGGAATCGTTAAAGAAGGTGAAGAACTTGCTAAACTTCATGATCAGATTATTGTAAAAGTACCTATGATTAAAGAAGGTATAAAAGCAATAAAATATTTTAGTGATAAAGGAATTAAAACTAATTGTACATTAGTTTTTTCAGTAGGACAAGCTTTATTAGCTGCAAAAGCAGGAGCAACTTATGTTTCTCCGTTTATAGGAAGATTGGATGATATTTCTACAGATGGTCTTAATTTAATAGCAGAAATAAGAATGGTATACGATAACTATGGTTTCGATACACAAATCTTAGCAGCTTCTGTAAGACATACAATGCATGTAATCGACTGTGCAAAAATTGGAGCAGATGTTATGACTGGACCTCTTTCTTCGATAGAAGGTTTGCTAAAACACCCTTTAACGGATATTGGTCTAGCTAAGTTTTTAGCGGACTATAAAAAAGGAAATTAA
- a CDS encoding ABC-F family ATP-binding cassette domain-containing protein, translating to MLSVSNLSVQFGKRILFDEVNTTFSQGNCYGIIGANGAGKSTFLKILSGVSEPTSGHVHLEPGKRMSVLEQNHYAYDEYTVLETVIMGNKELYKIKTEIDALYADYTDENAEKIGELQVQFEEMNGWNADSDAATMLSNLGIKEDLHYTSMADLDTKQRVRVLLAQCLFGNPDVLIMDEPTNDLDYETISWLENFLANYDNTVIVVSHDRHFLDSVCTHISDIDFGKINNYSGNYTFWYESSQLAARQRAQQNKKAEEKKKELQEFIARFSANVAKSKQATSRKKMIEKLNIEDIKPSSRRYPAIIFERDREAGDQILNVEGLAASIEGDVLFKGVDINLAKGDKVVVFSKDSRATTAFYQILNDKQKADNGTFSWGITTTQSYLPADNSEYFQNDLTLVDWLRQWATTEEEREEVFIRGFLGKMIFSGEEALKKSNVLSGGEKVRCMLSKMMMTRANVLMLDEPTNHLDLESITAFNNSLKNFKGTILFTTHDHEFAQTVANRVIELTPNGVIDRYATFDEYMSDKKIKELRDKMYAVNV from the coding sequence ATGTTATCAGTTTCTAATCTTTCAGTACAATTCGGTAAAAGAATTTTATTTGATGAAGTAAATACTACCTTTTCGCAAGGTAATTGTTACGGTATTATCGGAGCAAATGGGGCAGGAAAGTCTACTTTTTTGAAGATTCTTTCGGGAGTTTCTGAACCAACTTCAGGGCATGTTCATTTGGAACCTGGAAAGCGTATGTCGGTCTTGGAGCAAAACCATTATGCATATGATGAATATACTGTCCTAGAAACAGTGATCATGGGTAATAAAGAATTGTATAAGATTAAGACTGAAATTGATGCTCTTTATGCTGATTACACAGATGAGAATGCAGAGAAAATAGGAGAGCTTCAAGTACAGTTCGAGGAGATGAATGGATGGAATGCAGATAGTGATGCCGCAACTATGTTGTCTAATCTTGGAATAAAAGAGGATTTGCATTATACAAGTATGGCAGATTTAGATACTAAACAACGTGTACGAGTGTTACTTGCACAGTGTTTGTTTGGTAATCCAGATGTACTGATAATGGATGAGCCTACCAATGACTTGGATTATGAAACAATATCTTGGTTAGAAAATTTCTTGGCTAATTATGATAATACCGTAATTGTTGTTTCTCACGACCGTCACTTCTTAGATTCTGTATGTACACATATCTCGGATATTGATTTCGGAAAAATTAACAACTATAGTGGTAACTATACATTCTGGTATGAATCATCTCAATTAGCAGCGAGACAAAGAGCGCAACAAAACAAGAAAGCTGAAGAGAAAAAGAAAGAATTACAAGAATTTATAGCTCGTTTTAGTGCGAATGTGGCAAAATCAAAACAAGCTACTTCTCGTAAAAAGATGATCGAGAAATTAAATATAGAAGATATTAAACCATCGAGTCGTCGTTATCCAGCTATTATTTTCGAAAGAGATAGAGAAGCAGGAGATCAAATCCTTAATGTAGAAGGGTTGGCAGCAAGCATAGAAGGAGATGTTCTTTTTAAAGGAGTTGATATTAATCTAGCTAAAGGCGATAAAGTAGTAGTTTTTTCAAAAGATTCTAGAGCGACTACAGCTTTTTATCAAATCCTCAATGACAAACAAAAAGCTGATAATGGTACTTTTTCTTGGGGTATTACTACGACACAATCTTATTTGCCAGCGGATAACAGTGAATATTTTCAGAATGATTTAACGTTAGTAGATTGGTTACGTCAGTGGGCAACTACAGAAGAAGAAAGAGAAGAGGTATTTATCAGAGGTTTTCTTGGTAAAATGATTTTTAGTGGAGAAGAGGCATTAAAGAAATCAAACGTATTATCCGGAGGAGAAAAAGTTAGATGTATGTTATCTAAGATGATGATGACAAGAGCAAACGTATTGATGTTAGATGAACCAACAAACCATTTGGATTTGGAATCAATTACAGCATTTAATAATTCTTTGAAAAATTTTAAAGGAACTATTCTTTTTACAACACACGATCACGAGTTTGCTCAAACTGTAGCAAATCGAGTAATTGAGTTAACTCCTAATGGAGTAATTGATCGTTACGCTACGTTTGATGAATATATGAGTGATAAAAAAATTAAAGAATTACGAGATAAGATGTATGCAGTTAATGTTTAA